CCAGCATTGACAGAGCTCTCATCGTCGCCGTCAGATTCATCGTCAGCTAAACTGTCAACGAGTGTAGTAGACTTGTCAGATGCAGTGTTGGATTTTACTGGCGAAGGAGAGCGGGGAGGTCCCAATGATTCAGGGGGGGTAGTCCTTTCAGTGTGTCTAATCTTCCTCTCACATACCACAACCCATTCACCGTAGCTCGACTCTACAGCTTCCATTCGATCCAACCAATCACTGGGGGAGCGTGTCGGGTAGTCCTTCCAAGCAGTCTAGCATATAATCAAGCGACCGGCCCAGGACGGACGATTAGTTCGCCGAGGTGCGCTTTCATTACATCAAATGTATTTCTTGTAAGTGCCGAATCTTGCAAGGGAGTGTTGTCGTCTTTCTTGGGTGTGTCTTTTGTGGGGATAGAAATGGCCTTGAAAGCAGATTTAAGTGCAACTTCAGCGTCCTCAAGGGCAAGTAGAACGGTTGGTATGCGACGCAGAGCGCAAAGTCGTAGGTTCCAAGTGTGTAGTAAACGAGTCAACTTATCCAAGACGGGCAGTGCCTTTAGAACAATCGCTGTGATCACTGCAGTGTGGTCCTCCATGCGATTATAGCTGGAACGCGATAACTGACCGGCTCCAGTGAATTCGGCAAGTGGTGTACCTGGTCTGGATAAGGGAAGAATATGATGGTTGAGGACATGgactttgatgtcttcgAGATCAAGGTCTGACAAATCACGCTGAATTTGAGCCAGCCTCTGCTCATGTTTCGACACATCTCGGGCGAGCAAACTCCCCATCCActgatcctcatcctctcctgGGACGGTAAGTTGCATTGATCTTCTTTTGCGCTCTTCGTCGCTGGGCATCAGATACCCAGCAGGCCCCGGTTCGGAGGGCCACGGCCAAGactgaagctcctcaaaCCATCCCCAGATTGTGTATGACGCAAGAGCGGTGCGGTTTATGAAATCTCGCTCCTTAGAGGAGGCATTATCCAAGGACGTGCGAAGGGCGCCAGTGGCTGTGTTAAGCGCATCGACGACAGTAGCAGGACCGAGATTCACAATAATATCTTCAGTAAGTTTGTTCTTCGGAGCCGGTGAAGTGGCGGCGGCATCGCGCGCCTGCTTGGCGACTTGGGCGTTCAGATCGGTCATGGTTATTATCcagcagacagacagactcGAATCGGGTGGATGGATCGTAGAATCATGATCTGTCTAGGAACCTGGGGACATGTCGACGGGGCGGGGATGAGTGGAGGTTTTGATGCCCATATCGAAGAAGATACGTCAGAAATTGTGTCGTCAGATAGGTCGCTGTCAGGTCGGAAAAGTCCTTGTGGTGTTTGCTAGTTAATGCGATCAGGTGGAGCTTCTTTGTTCAAAGGCTGCAAGGTTTCATGCAGGTTGGAAGACCGCTCAGTTACGAATTGAAGAAGTGAGGCTGTGTGTGGCAGAGTCGCGCAACTGACGAGGCTCTTGGGCGtaagggaaagggaaaaaagcaAGCTGAAAGTGGAACCGAAGAGGTAAGGAGCGACAAAGAGGGCCTTTGGAAGGCCACTCTGGGAGCTGAAAGGGAGCTGAAAGGGAACGAAGCAATCGCCGATGGGAGATGGCGGTCAAAGAGTTGCGCAAAGAAGAGTTGAGTTTGACGTGGTTTGGGTTGGGTTGACGTGTGAGGTTCTAGTGTGGGCCACGGTCGCGTTGCGTTTCGCTGCGGAGGCCTGTAATAAATGAGGTTTACACTGAATTGGCGGCAAGGATGGGGCTTGTGCAAATAGCTTGTCGTATTTAGCGCC
This region of Fusarium verticillioides 7600 chromosome 3, whole genome shotgun sequence genomic DNA includes:
- a CDS encoding hypothetical protein (At least one base has a quality score < 10) — its product is MTDLNAQVAKQARDAAATSPAPKNKLTEDIIVNLGPATVVDALNTATGALRTSLDNASSKERDFINRTALASYTIWGWFEELQSWPWPSEPGPAGYLMPSDEERKRRSMQLTVPGEDEDQWMGSLLARDVSKHEQRLAQIQRDLSDLDLEDIKVHVLNHHILPLSRPGTPLAEFTGAAHLGELIVRPGPVA